In the Bombiscardovia apis genome, TTTATTTTTGTAAGCAAAAAAAGTTGCCTGCCGCAAATTATAGCGACAGGCAACCATTAACTAGACAAAAATGAACACTGTTTCAACCCTCGCCTATGATAGGCGACAGTTGCAATATTATCTGAAGTACGAACCAAAGAGGTTCTAGAAGACCATTGGAGATGAGCAGGAGACGGAAGCGTTGGAACCAGTGGCTTCATTGTAGTCTTTTTGCTCGCCGTCGACCAATACCTCACAAGTGACCTTACGGTCGGCATTTTCGCTGCTATCCATGGAAAAATCGCCCATTACAATCGCTGAGACCATCTTTTTAGCCGCATCGCCAGAAAACTCCTTCTCCCAAGTTCCGGAAAATTTATCTTGGCTAGACGAACCAGTCGGACCATAGGTCACACTCCCCGAGCCCTGACTGATAGTTGCTTTGATAACGATAGTGCCTTGGCCCTTGCTCTTCGATTTGCTCTTATCGCCGGACTTTTCCGCTTGCGCGTTTTTGCCTACCTCGCTAGAAGTGTCTGAGCTGCCAGCCTTGCGCGAGCTAGATGTCGCAGTATCTTTATCAACAGAATCGAGAGCTTTGGAGAATGAAGACTGCATACCCAAAGTTATAAGCATTGCTAAAACAGACAGCACAACACCTGCAATAGCAAGCCCTTTACCCTTTTTATGCCCTTTTTTGCCGGAAGCACGCCAGCCCACAATACCAAAAATGAGCCCCAGAATGGCCAATATAAACGCAAGGTTATTAATAATTGGAATGAAGGAGAGGACGAGGCCGATAATTCCCAAGACCAAGGCACTCACTGCCATAGCGCTCATACTGCGCTGATTCATAGGAGAACCGTGACCGGAACCGTTGAAATTCCCGCCAGAGCCGCCACCCATATATGGATCTCGCGGCCCGTTTGGCATGTTGGGCGCGCTGGGCACACCGTTAGTGAAATCAAAATCACCCCCAAAGCCATCGTCCCCCATGTTTCGGGCCGAATCCGTTCGCGCATCTGCCCCACCATTGCCCGGACCAAAATTACTCATCGTAGCTCCTTACTGCTCTTACTTACTCTCCACACAAGCTCGTAGACATGTTTCCAATGCCCCACCAGCACCCCAGAAGCACACTGCCTTCCACAGCATGTTCAGCCTATGCTGTGGAAGAAAGCAGCACTAGTGTCCGAAAGGGAGGACTTTCCTGCCCAAAAGGGCAAAAGCTGCATGGTAAACTCTCCCTCTGGAACACTGCCGTCAGTTCAATATCTGCTCTATTCTGGAAGATGTCAGAAAAACGCAGAGCACAATCAGCCTTGAAAACCAATGCTGAAACGGGTGCCTACAGCTGTGCAGAAGGAAGACGACCGCGTGAAGAGTATGCAGGGAGAACTTGCGAGATGGGTCACTAGCGATCCAGAAGATGCAGTGCCCGTGCGCACACGCCGTTGGTCCACTTGGCTGACGATAATTCTGTCATCTGTTTTTGCGATGGTAGAGGTTGCTGCAATTGGTAATACTGCATCAGCGCAACACAACGATGGCGCGTACTTGTGGGCACTTTTAGGAACTATAGCCGCTTTGGTCCTTCCATTTTTAATCTTGCGCAAACGCGACGACCACCCTTATATCAGCTCTCTTCTGGCAAGCTTTTCTACGATTTTCTTACCATTTGACATGCTGCTTTGTCTTATGTGTCTCACTTCACTTATTGCTCGACGCAAACGATTAGATAAGTTAGTACCCAGTTCAATGCTTGCAGCGTTTGCCTGCGAGTTTGCTTTGGTGAGAGACGTAAAGCTACCCGCGAACTTTTCGTTTTTGCGCGGATTTGTGCCAGATATACACCAAATAAACTGGACGCTATACGCATTAATTATCGGATTTCTCGGCTTAGGAATTGCAGTAGCCTGCGGTATTTATATCCGTTTACGCGCCACTACTGTACAGGCCACCGAACAGGCCAGCGTCCAGAAAGAACGCACGCAACAATTGCAAGCCAACTTAAGCAACCAGCAAGTAGCAGATGCGATAGCGGTTGAAGCCCACGACACCCTTGCACATAGCCTTTCTCTGATAGGTCTCAACGCGTCAGCCCTGAAAGTTGAAGCAGACAAATTACAAAACCACCCTGATAACCTCACTCAATTAAACTCACAAACATACGCCCAAGCCGCCCACGACATCGCCCTGAGAGCAGAAGATATTCGTAAACAGGCAGCAGGAGCACTCGACGAAACCCACTCCGTTATCGATATGCTCCGGCACCCTGATGAAGTAATGAAAGAGATGCAGCCGGACCCGCAAACGGCACTTACTCGGCCAGCTTTAGAAGACATCATTCGTCAATCACGGGGCTCCGGCATGAAACTCGACACTTGGATAGATGTAGAAAATCTCAGTCAGTTGGATCCTCCAATCGGCAAGGTTGCTTACCGCGTCATTCAAGAAGGACTCACCAACGCCCGCAGACACGCACCCGGCCAACCCATCTCTTTAGAAGTGACTGCGCGACCAGACGCGGGCATACACGTACATCTCAGCAATCCCATGCCACCTACACAGGCTATAGATCAAGCAACTACTCCAATTCATTTGAGTACAAGCGAAGATGCAGGTCAGAACACCTTGCCAGCAATGCCCAACAATAGTTTTATCGGAGCAACTCCCGCACAAAATAATCAAGCAAACAAACGATTAGGAGGCAACGGGTTAAAAGGCCTGACGGCACGTACAGCTTCATTCGGCGGACACTGTGCTTTTGGAGTCGATAATCACGATCTTTTCAACCTCGACGTGACCCTTCCTTTTGTGTTGGTCAGTTCGTCCCAGCAGCCTTACAATTCTTAGTTATATTCTACGGACCAACCGCTGGACCGCCTTACAGTTACGATGGTAAGTATGGAGCACACAAGGGGCATAAGCGCATCATCCGAGGAAAACTGTGGGCAAGAGCAGCCTATTCCAGCACCCATTCGCGTCAGTATCGTAGACGATGACCCGATGATTTGCCAAGCAATGGCCCTAATTATCAACACTTCCTCATCCGGGCGAGTAACGGTTATATCAACGGCACAAAATGCGGCTGACGCTTTAAAACACGCTCAGAAAGAGCATCCAGATATCGTTCTCATGGATTTAGCTATGCCCGGCATCTCAGGCATCGAAGCTACCGCAAAGCTCCGCTCTTTGCCCAACCCTCCGCATGTGCTCGTGCTCACATCGCTCAGCCCTTCTACCACAGTGGAGCATGCAGTAGAGGCGGGCGCGGAAGGTTTTATTTCCAAGACTGATCCTCCGGAAGAAATCGTAGATCGCATTATAGGCGCATACTCTGGTGATCCACAGTTTAATTTAGTGAGCCAACGGCAACTGATTACTAGGCTCACTGCTAGCCAACCTATGACACGACGCAACGAAGCGCGCACGCTCCTCTACAGCTTGACCGACCGCGAGCGCCAAGCCACTCTCCTCGCAGCAGAAGGATACACCAACCAAGAAATTGCTGAGCGCATGTATGTTAGCGAGCGCACAGTGAAGGCCCATCTCTCTTCAACTTGTGACAAGCTGTGCATGAGCCGAGTGCAGCTCGCCCGGTTGGTTGAGCGAGCTGACTTGGATACGACACAGACCGAACCAGGTATTGATTAGGCAGCATTGAGATACTGTCTGCCCGCACCACCCACTCCTCACCCGAGGAGGGAGAGGAGGTCGTTTTTGGTTAGGGTGGAGATGGTGGGAGCTGTGGACGAGGCGGAGTCTACGAAGCGGGCGGCTAGGTCGGACTTGGTGTGTTGGAGGTTGAGGATGCGCTCCTCGATAGTGTCCTTGGCCACGATTTGATAGACGTTGACATCTTGGGTCTGGCCGATGCGGTGGGCACGGTCGTTGGCCTGCTCTTGGGCCGCGGCGTTCCACCAAGGATCGGCGTGAACCACTACGCAGGCGCCGGTCAAATTCAGACCCGTATTGCCGGCCTTGAGCGAAATGAGGAAGACGGGGGTGTCGTCCGTATTAAAGCTGTCGACCAACTCCAGTCGCTTCTTCTTAGGCGTCGCACCAGTTATAACGTTGTACTCCACGCCCTTTTGACGCAAACGCTCGGCAATCAAGTCCAAATATGAGGTAAACTGCGAGAAAATGAGCATCTTCCGGCCGGCATCTTGGCAAGATTCTACCAATTCCTCAATCGCATCCAGCTTGGCAGAAGACACCTTTTTCGACTCAAGCGCAGCCTTACCCGCCTGCTCAGCCAATTCCTGCTCAGCTATACTTGCGATTTCTGCCGGCTTGCCGAAGGACTGCGGCCCGTTTGCAACGCGTGCAATCTCCGCCGCTGCCTCAGGCACGCCTTCACCCACATTGCTAAAGAGCAGGCGCGGATCGCAGCAGGCTTGGCGCAAACGTGTCAGCTGTGCCAAAACTTGCAGCTTGTCGTTCTTAAACTCCACGTCGCGCTGCTTGTTGAGCGTGAGCCTAAGTCGCTGCTCCAAAGCCGCGTAAATCCGCCGCTGCTCACCCTCCAGCTGCACAGTAATCACGTTCTCAATCTTGTCGGGCAAATCCTTCAACACGTCTGCCTTACGCCTGCGCAGAATGAAGGGCCCCACAAAAGCCTGAAGTCTGGCTTGCGCGTCTTCATCCCCGCTCAAAATTGGCAGCTCAAAGCGGTCGCGGAAATGCCTATATGAGCGCAAAATGCCGGGCATGAGGAAGTCGAAAATAGACCAGAGCTCAGAAAGGCGATTCTCGATAGGCGTGCCAGTCAAGGCAAAGCGGTGGCGAGCGTCGAGCTTACGCACCGCTTGGGCAGCCTTGGTAGAGTGATTCTTTATATATTGCGCCTCGTCCAAGGTCACGCAATACAGAGCCAATCCCTTGTAATCCTCGATATCTCGGCGCAGCAAATCGTAAGAAGTGACCAGCACATCGTAGCGCCCAGCCTGGCTCAATACCTGCCTGCGCTCATCTTTACTACCGGCCACAGTCGCTACGGAGAGCTCGGGCACAAACTTATTGCATTCGGCAGCCCAGTTGTAGACCAGCGAGGCGGGGCACACAATTAAGCTAGGCCCAATCTTGCGCGCTTCCTCCCGTTTGGAATCGAGGAAGGAGAGCAGCTGCACCGTCTTACCCAGGCCCATTTCGTCGGCTAAAATACCACCGAAGCCCTTGTCGCAGGCCGCACTCAGCCAGCGGAAGCCCTCCTCCTGGTAGGGTCGCAGCACTCCCTGGAGCTCAGCGGGCAGCTGGTAACTGCTTGGATCAACACTCTTAAGATTGTTGATATATCCGCGGAAAGCCTCATCTTTATGGTCCTCTTCAACTTGAGCATCCCAATAGTAGGCCTCGTAAGCGGGAACTGTAATGGGCCCGGATTCCAGCTCCTCGGCTTTGATGCCCATGTCAGCTTCGGCCTCTTCGAGCGCAGACATATCCGCGTGGGCCAAGTCCACAAAAGCGCCGCCGCGTAAACGATGGAAACGCTGCTTTTTGCGGTAACTTTCCAGCAGGGCAGGCACTTCTTCGGGGTCAATTTCATCGGCCAGAGCAGAAATCTCAACCAGCCCAGACTTAATAGAGAGCCCCAAGCGAACCATAGTATGCGAGCCCGTGGTGAGACCGTCGAAGGCCGGCGTGGAATACACTTCACCCAAGCGCCGCAGAATCGGCAGGCCCTCGGTAAGCAGTTTATAAATCGCCTTATCGTCGGACTCGGCAATGCGGGTCACAATCCCCTGCGGCTCCGGGAAGTAATGCCGAGCAGCCTCAACTGCCAAGCGCTCAGTAGACTTGTCTCGCACCACCGGTTCGTGGGCACCGATTCCGCTAAACACGTGGAAGCGCTGGTCGCCGTAGCGCGCTTGCAAATCGCAGGAAACACCTTCGCTATCTCGGTCCAAGTAGACCTCAATCACGCATGGCAGGCGGCGCATGGTGAGCAACTCCGGGGGCAGTAGAGCGCGCAAACCGTTCTGAGTGCTGCGCTCAGCTGGCACAACCCCAATTTCGCTCTTCTCGTTGCCCTCGTCATCACCCTCATCATCGTTATCATCAGGCGAAGCAACTTGCGGGTTCAGAGCCGGCAATACGGTGTGGGAGAATGTCTCCACATCGTCGGCCCCTAAATACAGGCCCTCATCTTCCTTATGCTCACTACTCGACGGGCTGCACAAGACTTGAATGAGCTTGCGATTGTCCGAAAGAGCCTTGGAGCAGCGGTAAATAGTGATATTCCCGTTGCCCAAGAACGTGTTGGTACCCACTGGCCAAGCCACCATGAAGGAGACGCGGTGACCCACTACGAAGCGGTCGACCGTGAGCCGATGCCGAATCACATATCCCTGAGCCGCTGAACGCCCGCCATTGCCAGCAGCACCCGCAGCACCCGCCGAGGCAGGCTCTACTCGTAGCCCTAAGTCGGGATCGCCACTAACTACAGTAACCGCGTGCGCCTGCGTGTTCGACCTGCCGCCCGGCGCATAATCCACACTCAGCCCAGTGTCGGTATACAAATCCAAGACATCGCTGACCTCTTCCTCAGACAGCATCATTTGCCCCAAAGCGCCCCGGTGCTGGCGGTAATAGCCAATCATCCCCTCTTGCCCGCTGGAACGAATCTCGACGCCTCGCTGGAGGATGTCAAGCAAACCGCGCGAAGCCGGGTCGAAACTGTCTCGCGAATGCACGAAAGCCAGCTTTTGACCGTAGGAATAAAAGAGCCCGTTGCTGCTCGCTTGCAGGAGGGAGTCTATATCTTTGACCGCATAAGAAACGTGGCGTGAAGGTACAGCAATGCGCAAACGTAAGTCCCAGCCCGAACCAGAATACGACAGGTTGGGCCGCAAATTCACGCTGCCAATGGCCAAATGCAGGCCGCCAGCTGCCGAGACTGCGGTGAGTTCACCGTTCGATTCGGCACTACCCGAGACCTCTTTAAGCAGGGCCACTTCGCGCGCCCGCCGCTGCTTTTGCTGCTCTTTACTGGCCTCAATCATGAAGTCTTGCAGGTCGCGTGAGGTTTGCTGACGCCCGCTTTGCACCGGCTGGCCCGTCTGTTCAAAGAGCTCCGGCGATTCGTTGTAAACCATCACCAGCGCCACCACATGTTTGCAGACCGCCCCTAAGCGCCCGAAAGCGGGGCAGGTGCAGCCCGAAGAAGTCACGCTTCCCGTGTCTAAATCAATATGGGCACTGACTTGGTAATCGTCGGAAAGTTGGTAAGAGTTTTCGACAGTTGCGCTCAAATCGAGCTCGCGCCCCTGAGCTCGGCAGGCAAAACCACGTATGTGCTTGGATTGCACCACTTCGTAGGCCCGGAAGTAAGCGCCGCGCCCTATGCGTTTTAACTCAGCTTCAGACACGACTTCTAAGCGCCCGAAGGCTTTGCCGTCCGCGCTATCATCTGCATAATCGTAGCCATCATCATCGGGCCCAAACCCGTAGTTACTCTCTCGCCCAGCTCTGGCTCCATATACAGAAGCGTGCCAATCCAAATTATCCCGCCTTTCGTTGTACCAGCAAACTTTAAGCTTACCTCCTTTTGCCGCGCCACGCTTATAGACAGCTGTGAGCACAAGTCGGGCCGGCAACCGGCCGCGGCAAGGAAGGTGACTAAGGCCATATAGGCATTGCACAAGGGCTCATAATGTGACTTCGCACACAATAGAGCGCCGAAACTGTCGAATTAGTGGAACGACACCACGTTCTACACAGCTTATCCATTTTGAGCTTCGTATAATGGGCAACACTATAGCCATGTGTGCTCGGTTGGGCGTAGCGCACAAGGTTCGCAAACGGACACAGTTGTACCCGTCCGCGAATGGGGGAAAATTAGGAGAACATGTATTCGGGGGATAAACGCGGTACCGAGAGGGGTGATGCGACACACGGTCGCTACTCCTCCCGTTTTCTGCGCCTAGCAGTTGCATTATTCGTACTCGTGGCGCTCAGCGGCAGCATGATTGCACTAGGCCTAGGCCAAATGAACAGCTCCGCGGAAGATACTGGAAGCGCACCAGCGGGCGCTTCTTCGCCAACATCCTCAGCAGATTCGTCTGCATCACCCACTCCTTTCCCCGCACCTTCTGGCCAACCGTCAGCCAGCCCGGGCACTTCACTAAGTGACCACGCCAAGGGGATTGCTCAGAGCTCCACGGCTCCGGGCTCGCTTACTGCTCCTTCGGCACAGCTTGGTCAGGACAGCTTCCCTGCCAAACCCAAAATGGCGCCTCGCGGAGAGGCAGTGCCTTTCGGCGCAACGATTGACAGCAACCCAAATTGCACAGTAACTAACACCGTCAACGGCAATGATCACACCGATTATTGGACTTGGACATACAACACCCGTGATAATACAGCCGCAATTAAGGCAATTGCGAACAAACCCGCGTTGTATTTCAACAATGCCTGCATCAAACTTCCCAGCAAAGTCGTATACAACGGAACCGAATATAAAGTTGTAACCGTTGACTACGGTGCTATGTCTTACGCAAGAGATGCAGAGTTGCCCAGCCCCAACAGCATTGAACAGATTGACATTCCAGACACCGTCACCTTGGTGTACGCCTTCGCCTTCTTATACACACCCATCCGCCACGTGCACTTGTCACAAAATCTGGAGACCATCAGCTACAAGGCCTTCGGCGGAAGCAACATGCAAGATATTGACTTTTCCCAAAGCCCGAATTTGAAGATAATCGAAGAGTCAGCTTTCTCAGTGAATCAATTCAAGCATCTCGATTTGAGACCGCTTGAAGGCCATATTCAAACGCTCGGTGCGGGTGCTTTCCGCTGGAATCAGATTACTGACTTACAACTTCCAGCCACTCCTCTGCCGATCACAACACCGCAAACTGTCAACGATCTACCAGATAAAGACCACAATGTGAACTGGAAATCGGCCGTGGCTTGGCAGCAGCCGGAGGAGCACCTTACCCCACAGGAGAGCAATCCTCAGCCTGCAAACCCCCAAATCACCATCAACCAACTGTTCAAACGAATCGAATTCGGAAGCTCTAATCTCACCAACATTCCGTTCACTTTCCACGTGCACACCGCAGATTCAGACCTGCCGACGTCCGGAGTCTTTAGAGTAAGCGACATGTGCGAGTTCACCGGCGACAGGGCGAGCGGCACTTCATCTAATTGCAGCACCGGGCATGCTTCAGATCCAATCGTTTTTGATACCAGCAGCAAAACGTTTACCCTCAAACCCTCGGTAAAAAGCTTCATTTTCCGTTGGGATTACGCGGATGCCAATAGCAACTTGCTCTACCATGGGCAGTACATAGTGCGCGTGCAATACAAAGCAACCATGTATTGCCCCACTGCCACGAATCCAAGCGAATTGTGCACTTGGGATGACCCTTCAATAGTTAATCCGCAAGTAGTGCAGTCCGGTAAGCAGGTAGTCGAGCCAGCGAAAGACCCGAAGAAGGCCTGTAATACAGACGGGTACTGCTATTCGTTTAGCCGCTGGACCACTGATTTTGCAGGTACAACCGATTACTCCTTCTCCCAACCTGTAAGCGGCCCTGTGAAGCTCTACGCGCAGTGGGAAATTCTTATGGCTCTGCCTCCTGCCGGCGAAGTGCCCAAGGTGTATTGGTCTAGCCTGGCGCTCATGACTCTTGCCTTTTCCGGTGGAATCGGCTTATGCGGCCGCAAAGCGTATTCCGTCTTGAGAGCAGCCCCAACTCGGCGACCACGAGCCTAGGTTTATCAAGTATCCGGAGCTGCCCTCCTCCCCCCGAAGAATACTTGATAAAGTCAACCATTCGAATCTGCCAACCAAAGAAGAGCGCCCGGCTTGCGTAGCGCGCAAAACTGCGCGAAGGCCTGCCCGCAAAACTCTTTCAGGAAAGTTCCAGCCGCGTAGCATAAGCTACCTCAGGAGTTTGGGTGGCCGAGAAGATACACTGAAACTCGTATATCGAGGCTACAAGATTGAGCTGCCCGAGTACTGACTGTGCCGGCAAACACAGGGCAGGTGGGCGCATGAAGTGGGAAGGATGCCATGTTCGTCCTGAAGAACGCATGGAGAGCAATCGCACGAAACAAGGCGCGCAACATTACGTTCCTTATTGTCTGCATAGCAGTGACCGCATCGGGCCTAGTGGGCCTAACTATTGTGCGAGCAGACGACGCCACGCGCACCACCATTTATGACACCCAGCGGGTCGATGCCATAGTCACGCCTAAGGCAGACGGCAAGGGCAAAGGCCAGAGCGCTAAGCCCCTGGGCTGGGAGCAGTACTCCAAGTATGCTCAATATTTGCAGCTCGATTCCGTGCAGTTCAACGTGTACTACTATGAGACCGCGCCCGCCACTTTCAGCGACATCAAAGCAGTGGGGCCAGATGGCAGCAGCCTCCAACTGGTCGGATTGTCTGACGCTTCAGCCCTCGCCAAGGGCCCCTACGGCAGCGTAAAGCGCACGGAAGGCAAAGACATCGACTTCTCGGGCAATTCGTCCGACACCGTGCTCGTCTCTCAGGCTCTCGCTACCGCCAACAAGCTCAAGGTTGGCTCCACCCTCAAGATGGCAGACGCAAAAGATGCCTCTAAAACCACTGACATGCACGTGGCCGGCATTTACGAATCGAAGGGCAAGGACGCGAGCGGAGCGGCAGCCAACGCCGTATATACCAATTTCACAGCCTTCTCTAGTGGCAGTTTCGACCAAGCCAGCAATCCCGGAGACAAGGGCCACGAGCTCAAGATTGTCTTCCAAATGCAAAATCCTAAAGACTACGAGCAGTTCAAGAAGTCCTTCAAGCGCGGCGGTCTCAACACTAAAGAATACGAGATTTCCTCTCCCAGCCTTGAGGCTTACAACAAGTCGGTGCAGCCCTTGCACGATGAAGTCTCTCGCATGAAAATAGCACTGGTTGTAATTCTCATCTTCGGCGCCCTGCTGGCCCTGACTTGGCTGGCTTTCGGCCTTATGTCTCGCGGCAACGAGCTGGGTATGGCCCTTGCCATCGGCGTTACCAAGGCCCGCATCGGCTGGCAGCTGGCTCTCGAAACCCTGATGCTCACCCTGCCCGGCCTCGCCCTCGGCGTTGGTTTGGGTGCCCTCCTGTGCCCGCCTGCGGTTCGTTCCGCCACTTCCATAGCCGGCATTCGCCAGACGCCTACCAGCTCAATGTACTGGCAGATTGCAGGCATCGGCATCATGACGTGCGCAGTGCTTGCTCTAGCAGCCTCGCTCTACGCACTCACTTTCAAGTCCTCTCGCCTCTACGCTTCGGCCAGCCCCGATGCCGCAGCTAACAATAAGACGGTCGAGGCACAACCTCAATCAGAAGCAACTTCCCAGTCTGACGCTAAGGAGATGGCATGAGCAGCGACAAGAGCGCAATCAGCAAAGACAACGAGTCCGAAGTGGAGCCAGTTGAGGCGCAAGCTGAGAAAGAGCGCACCGAAAGTAGCGATGCCACCACTACCGACAAGGCAAGCCAGGGCGAGCCTAAGCCGGCAACCGACGAAGATACTGCCAATAAGGTGAGCACCGCCGAAGAAGCCGACGGGTCCGAAGAGCGCGAGGCGAAAACTGGCCCCGAGTTCAAGGTCGTTATTGAAGCTGAAAGCGCTGTGGTGGAGGGCGAGGCCGAAGCTGAGGAAGAGCGCATCACCATTCTGGAGCCCAGCGCCGAAGAGGCCGAAGTGCTGGTACCTAGCGGTTACCCGGTTTTGGAACTGCGCCATGTGAGCCTGAAGGAGGCCGGCAAGAACGCATCGGGCTACCTGCTCGACGATGTCAACTTTGACTTCCGCCTGCGTCGCACGCATTGCCTCCAAGCAGGCAGCTTCGAACGCTTATCGGCGCTTATGGCTCTTATGAGCGGCTTTATGGCCCCCAGCGAGGGCAGCGTACTCTTCCGCGGCACCGACATTCGCCAGCTGGAGGCTTGGGATTACCGCGGTCACCAGTTGGGAGTATTGTTCGCCCACGATGCCCTGCGCACCGATTTAAGCGCGATCGAGAACATTACATACACGATGGATGCCTCCGGGCGTACCTTCCTCAAAGCCAAAGACGTGATTGCCCGCGAGCTACTAGAGGAGATGAACTTCCCCCAGCGCCTTGAGCAGCGCCCGGTGCGCGAGCTCAGCCGCGTGGATTATGTGCGAGCTGCCATTGCCCGCGCGGTCTGCTGTGAGTGCGACGTACTGCTGGCCCAAGAGATTATGGATGGTTTGAGTGAGGAGGAGCGCGGCACCGTCTTCGCTCTGCTGACCAAAACCGCTAAGCGCCACGACTGCGCTGTCATCGTCGCTTGCATAGAAGCCACTGGCGAAGGCCCTTACGACGAGACCTACTCCTTGGACTAATGCAAGGCAGATAGTGGACTTTATCAAGTAATTTCCATGGCAAGAGGGTGGGCACCAATAAATTCAGTGCCCACCCTCTTGCCATGTTTACAAAGCCCATCAGCTACGCAAGTTGCTTCACAAAGCAAGAGCTATTGCCCCTACAACTCGCAACCAGCTACAGCCAAAACGAGCTCAGCGATTAGCCTCTACATGCTTGGCGAAAGCCTGCGCAAAGCCACGAATGAACTCAACCGAGCCCTCGGCTAAGTTGCCCTGCTCGTCGAAGCCAGTGGCACCATTGAAGTAGACTTCGGGCTGGCCCATGACCTTCATGTCAAGGAAGAGCGCGATGTTGCGCAGGGCGGCCTGAGCCTGAGTAGCGCCCAGAGCGCCTATGGAAGCACCGACGATGGCAGCAGGCTTGCCAGCAAAGGAAGACTGACCCCAAGGACGGGAAGCCCAATCGATGGCATTCTTAATAACGCCCGAGAAGGAGCGATTGTATTCAGGAGTCACAAACAAGACGCCGTCAGCACGCTCCACCAGCTGCTTGAGCTCACTTGCCTTGGCCGGGAAATCGCCGTCCAAATCCTGGTTGTAAAGGGGCAGGTTCATGTCGGCATACTCAAAGTTCACGCCCTCAGGAGCCAAAGACTCAATGCTCTCAGCCAGCTTGCGGTTAATGGAATCCGCGCGCAGGGATCCAACGAAAACGGCAATAGTAGTCATAGGTGTTCTCCTCTAATGAGTTGAGGCTGCGCAGGGCAGCTTTTCGGGTACCTGCCCCAGGGAGGGCGGCAGAGCGCACTTCGCGAGAGGTAGTATATTTACTCTATCTACACTGACAGCTACGACGCGCTTCATTGCGCCTACAGAACAATCCTCAGCACACTTGCACAACCAGGTAAAGCCTTATCTGTACAGTGTTTCTGGGTCTTGGCTAGCAAAAGGTGAAGTATGTCACGGAATTATTTGGCAACTCATGTCACAAGCGCCGAAAGTGCGACGGGGGCAGCCCGAGTTTGCCAAGTGGTCTCCCACGAACGATGGATAAGCTCCACTATTATTCACGAGCTCAACGCTCCTGCAAGCGCCCAGATTCAAGGCCCAACCTGGCTCATTCGCTCTGCTGACGGCCTGGCACCGGAGCCTGATTTAGAGGCTGCCGACGCTCTCTGGATAGCGCCCGGCTTGCTCATAGCCCACAATGCTTGGCTGCGCGCCCTAGGCCGAGAGCCTTTACACCTGCCGGCCCCCTCACCTCGCTGGCTGGCCAACCTGGCGGCGATAGCTCCTGAGCTGACCGGGCGGGCCGTGGTGACTGCTCAAGCCCACGAAATACGCTCTTGGGAGCACTTCCCCGCTGAGCTAGGAACCCAGTCCTC is a window encoding:
- a CDS encoding DEAD/DEAH box helicase, which gives rise to MDWHASVYGARAGRESNYGFGPDDDGYDYADDSADGKAFGRLEVVSEAELKRIGRGAYFRAYEVVQSKHIRGFACRAQGRELDLSATVENSYQLSDDYQVSAHIDLDTGSVTSSGCTCPAFGRLGAVCKHVVALVMVYNESPELFEQTGQPVQSGRQQTSRDLQDFMIEASKEQQKQRRAREVALLKEVSGSAESNGELTAVSAAGGLHLAIGSVNLRPNLSYSGSGWDLRLRIAVPSRHVSYAVKDIDSLLQASSNGLFYSYGQKLAFVHSRDSFDPASRGLLDILQRGVEIRSSGQEGMIGYYRQHRGALGQMMLSEEEVSDVLDLYTDTGLSVDYAPGGRSNTQAHAVTVVSGDPDLGLRVEPASAGAAGAAGNGGRSAAQGYVIRHRLTVDRFVVGHRVSFMVAWPVGTNTFLGNGNITIYRCSKALSDNRKLIQVLCSPSSSEHKEDEGLYLGADDVETFSHTVLPALNPQVASPDDNDDEGDDEGNEKSEIGVVPAERSTQNGLRALLPPELLTMRRLPCVIEVYLDRDSEGVSCDLQARYGDQRFHVFSGIGAHEPVVRDKSTERLAVEAARHYFPEPQGIVTRIAESDDKAIYKLLTEGLPILRRLGEVYSTPAFDGLTTGSHTMVRLGLSIKSGLVEISALADEIDPEEVPALLESYRKKQRFHRLRGGAFVDLAHADMSALEEAEADMGIKAEELESGPITVPAYEAYYWDAQVEEDHKDEAFRGYINNLKSVDPSSYQLPAELQGVLRPYQEEGFRWLSAACDKGFGGILADEMGLGKTVQLLSFLDSKREEARKIGPSLIVCPASLVYNWAAECNKFVPELSVATVAGSKDERRQVLSQAGRYDVLVTSYDLLRRDIEDYKGLALYCVTLDEAQYIKNHSTKAAQAVRKLDARHRFALTGTPIENRLSELWSIFDFLMPGILRSYRHFRDRFELPILSGDEDAQARLQAFVGPFILRRRKADVLKDLPDKIENVITVQLEGEQRRIYAALEQRLRLTLNKQRDVEFKNDKLQVLAQLTRLRQACCDPRLLFSNVGEGVPEAAAEIARVANGPQSFGKPAEIASIAEQELAEQAGKAALESKKVSSAKLDAIEELVESCQDAGRKMLIFSQFTSYLDLIAERLRQKGVEYNVITGATPKKKRLELVDSFNTDDTPVFLISLKAGNTGLNLTGACVVVHADPWWNAAAQEQANDRAHRIGQTQDVNVYQIVAKDTIEERILNLQHTKSDLAARFVDSASSTAPTISTLTKNDLLSLLG
- a CDS encoding DUF4190 domain-containing protein, translated to MSNFGPGNGGADARTDSARNMGDDGFGGDFDFTNGVPSAPNMPNGPRDPYMGGGSGGNFNGSGHGSPMNQRSMSAMAVSALVLGIIGLVLSFIPIINNLAFILAILGLIFGIVGWRASGKKGHKKGKGLAIAGVVLSVLAMLITLGMQSSFSKALDSVDKDTATSSSRKAGSSDTSSEVGKNAQAEKSGDKSKSKSKGQGTIVIKATISQGSGSVTYGPTGSSSQDKFSGTWEKEFSGDAAKKMVSAIVMGDFSMDSSENADRKVTCEVLVDGEQKDYNEATGSNASVSCSSPMVF
- a CDS encoding response regulator transcription factor, which translates into the protein MEHTRGISASSEENCGQEQPIPAPIRVSIVDDDPMICQAMALIINTSSSGRVTVISTAQNAADALKHAQKEHPDIVLMDLAMPGISGIEATAKLRSLPNPPHVLVLTSLSPSTTVEHAVEAGAEGFISKTDPPEEIVDRIIGAYSGDPQFNLVSQRQLITRLTASQPMTRRNEARTLLYSLTDRERQATLLAAEGYTNQEIAERMYVSERTVKAHLSSTCDKLCMSRVQLARLVERADLDTTQTEPGID